The nucleotide window tctctctctctctctctctctctctctctgtttttatccgctgcaatcTAGTACtaaacatcacatcagaagcagaaCTTTATTTGCTTCTTAtcgtgttttcagcttaggagaaaactcTAATTTTAGAATTAGTGTTTTCTCTCTAAGATtaaaattttttagaatttttttaactgtttttgcGCTATTTAATTATACAGAGTAATGACACTTGTAAAATGATTGAAGTCAGGTTCTTGTCTAGGAGAGAATAATAGACTCGTTATTTAAGAGGGATCAACGCTTCAATTAAGTCCTTGAGAAGCTTGATCAAAATCGTTAAGACTTTTACTTCTTATGGATAATGTTGTTGAATAGTCATCGAAAATCCTTTCCTTCTTATAGAATGATCTGTTACATTCTCTTTATCCTTGAATTTTCATGTTTGATTCTGCACGTGGCCAAAAGAAGACAGATTGTACCATTAAAGGATTGAAAGCGACATTCCATTAGAAGAAGACGAATCAGGTCAAAGTGTCCAAGACTATTGACGCCATCTTCAGATGCAATGAGTTTGATTCCATCAGAAGCTTCAAGATAAGATATCtcttctaattaatttttttacttttggtttGACATTTCTTCAAATCTTGTTTGAAGTCACCAATGCTTATCTTTTGTATCAGATGCTTTCTAAAAATTATCCGACCTTTTTAATATCTGACATTTTTCCTAAggtaaaaacatttttattctatctcaaaaggttaaaaaattaaaattatttcttataattaaattatttttttatacaaccTCCTTACTAAGTATATTAAAGGGACAACCAAGATAATTCAATACAGTTAAGGGGCATTTTACCAAGTATTCTAAAATCTATGCAAAGTAAGTTTAAGCtttaaacattataaaatggtcatatctttttctatttgatacatgcaaaagaaagggaaataTATGGCTAAACTTGTGACGAATAAAAGTTCTACACACATTTTATTAAGCGATTCTTCAGAACTTTTATTCATATGAAAGCCAAGCGAAACTGGGAATTGGGGGAAGGGCTCTTTTTCGAGGAGAGACTAGCAGCGTGTCTTGCATTTACACAGTGGATTGCATACAGAGGCAGCTAGAAGTCACAACAAAGTTATGAGATGGCATGCATCTTGTACCGGAGATCCAAGGCATACGGGAAGAGAAATACCTTAAAGCAACCAACAATATATTGTTTAAACTGGTAAGAAACTCAGACCCCTTAAGCATGTGCAGGGAGGGACGGagggagggggagagagagagagagatttaaACTAGTTGTTATTAGACATGGCAACGGGGCGGGGTGGGGCGGGTTTTAACACCCTCGGCCCCACCCATTTAGAGTCCTGATATACCATAATCAAAACATGACTTAGAGAGTCACAATTTAATTCTATGTATTTGCACACCTAAACACACATTAGCATATCTGTTGCATCATTTATTGGAGATAAAGACTATTTGATTAGcgtttgactcactaattatttcacgactgaacatttaatttgaaaaggggaaaaaagttcaaactccccatgttttgaaaagatttagggttcgagGTTTGGTTACACAAAGGGAatgtattagcaccctttatgttcgtagtactctacgagaacctcttggttttatttaattaatgtgctataaacttgcttgcttaaaAAGACATGGTCATTTGCCTActtacccgtgagggatcaaaacctcgtagttcagagtagaaattgacgtttgattggttgtgtgttttttattagttttcgaaaaaagttttaaaatgaaaagccaaataacaaaataagttttgtttgtatgttttatgttaaaagaaaataacttgtatgattaaatatattgaaatttgattaagaaagaaataaaaacaaggaatcacttgattttggatcaaggtttattatgaaaatatttttgggacttttgttatttgaatgtttttgttgttttagaataatgaatgaaaattaaactaacggatcaataaaaataaaagcgcgtgaaTTTGTTTGTAGtaacgttggatcaccacataatccctaatctaattttttttttttttttgcatttttggatatatataatgcggtaaagaaataaatgacACGCGCGCACacactttttatttatgatttacaTGGAATATTACGGCTTGCATGTAGATGAAATTAGTTTCAAACAATTAAAGTTTAACGGAATACCAACTCTAAACCGCAACATCAGCAAATAGCAGGAAACTTTAAAGTTTAATGGAATATTATGTCTTTATtatagatcacatacatcattaaatgaatgaacttagAATGTAGTTTTTGGCCTATATTAATGACCGGAGGATGTACGTGTAATAGCAATGAAACAAAGGGACATTGGTAACACTATATCAAAACACATTCATATTctactaaaacaaaaaacatttcaactcTTTTaacacacactctctctctctctctctctctctctctctctctctctctatctatctatctctctCATGTGTTCGAGATAACCAGAAGCAAACGTTCAAACATGGCCGCAAAGCTAAATGTGCGAATCACAGGTGAATTAACACTTCTTTAATTCCGAATTCAATTCCATCTtcgattttatttgatttcgtCTTCGATTTCGTATACGAATTCATCTTTATGTATTCAACTTCatcttccattttttatttgatttcatcTTCGTTTATGTATTTGTTTTCATCTTTGGTTTCGCATCTCCttgcttatttttctttcatttgatttttcacGTTGAAAAAATGGTTGAGATGAAGTGTGAGTTTTGTATTGTGTTggttattgttttgattttgcttttATTGTGCTTCATGGTAGAATGCTTGTTTTGTGTTGGTTATTGTTTTCAGACCACTATATCTAAGGGGAAATCAGTTTCAGACGCATGTCGCAGAATGGCAGCACGACACGTTGATGTTGTATTGTTGACTGATGCCAATGCTTTGTTATTTGGAATGCTTTGTTATTTGGAATAATGACTAACATGGTTTGTGAATTTTCTATGTGAATGTATGTTTGATCATTGAGTGTGTGTATATTGTATTATCAGATACAAGGAAATGAGGTGTGTCTTTTGTTTAGGATAATGCTACTAGAGTTATTGCCGAGGGTCTGTGACCGGATCAGAAAATGGTGTCAAAAGTAATGACCCGGAATCCTTTATTTGTGACATCAAATACGTTGGCTATTGATGCTCTACAAAAGATGGTCTAAGGTTAGCTCCATTCCTACTGTTAATACTTAATACGATTGTTACTGTGAAAATAATCACTTACAATTATAATCAGATTATCACTGTCTGCATTTAGCAATAGAGTTACTTGTATTGTtgcaccaataataatttggtaATTTAGATGGGTTTTTAGAAGGTATGCTTCTTGTAGGAAGGAGACTCAAGAATTGGGCAATTAGCTATAGAAATAACATATACATAAGGAATTAAAAAGAACTTGTTGGATTGTTCTGGTTTGTTGCTCATTTCTGagcatattttttatcttttggttCAACAATATTTGGTTTTGCTATTGTATGTTGCTCTATGATTGTTGATATCATTGCAAGTTTTTCTATGCTGCTACATGtgattatgttatagtttatATGTGACCACTACTTAAGCATGCATTATATTGTTATTTTGGCAGAACAAAAAGTTTAATACTGTAAAAGGATGTGAGaagatttgaagaagaaagaaaggaaaagacaTTGGAAGACAGGCGAAATAGAGTACAATTATACCTGTGACTATGTTATAATTTATAGAGTACATGTTACATTGGATGAAATACTGCAATCGTTTTAGTATGTAATTCAAAATGTGTTGCATAGTGCATAGTTCATTTTCATTATGCAAGACAGGGGAAATTTTATAGAGTATGTAATTCAAATTGGTTATTAAAACTTCTCTCTAATATGTTAATTCAAACATGAGTGAAGTCAGAGCCCGATCAGGGTCAAACGACGTATGAATGTCGATTTTTTaagtcaaaatttggggtatgacaatatCCAATTGTTTTTTTCATACTTGTCATCTTCAAAACTTCAGAGGCATTGTTCAAAACCCTTTTTTGGTTCAATAGGGTGGATACATAACTCCAATTTTAGTTTACTCTCCCAAACACATCTCCTTTTTACCTAAGCCAAGTTGTAACCCATAAAGATATCAAAAGTACATGTTATTATATAAACACTGTTCAACTATTTAGAATATTTTCAAGGTTATATATTAAATACTTGAGAGACTCAATGAGcttgagagataaagttgtatGGATGGAATTTGGCATGAGTTGTGTACCCTTGACTCCACTCGCCTTGTACAAAAGAGCAGTGCAAAGAAACGATCAGCTCCACACGCCTGGTACACATGAGCCATATGGACCTCAGAGGGTTAATGGGCTTGAACATCCAAAGAGAGGCCCATTAGTTCAAGAAAGTGAAACTTATAAAGCGAGACACCTAGAGAACAATAGGGGGATCAAAATCATTATCTTGAACAATGTATTTTCATCTAAGTCTTATTCAAAGTGCTCTTGGAATTCCACCTGGGACATTTCACTAAGCATCTCACATGTTGTAATTAACTCATGTTTACAAACGTGAACAATATCATTTTTACAATGACCCAACTCTACAAATCTATGTGTGCTCAGCTTGCAACGAGAACAAGACTGAAAAAGATTGGCAAAATCACGTCActatttgagaagaaaaaacattatCTTCTCGCTACGCTTTCCACAAaagattaaacttaaaaacaacTCTCCTCGGAACATAATACAAATCCTCTTAGGATAATAATCGAACTAAAAGTATCATAAACATTATTTTATGgatcatttcaatcaaaataagTTTGACATCACCTTTTTGCTTGTCATCATTTGAAGTCATCACTTTGAATGCCTCGAACTAAAGACTTGATGGCTTATGATCAGGACTAGCCAAAAGCCTAGTCTGCCACAAATTAGAGCCCAATTACTCAAAGTCCCAACAAGCAAAGCCTCCCAATAGTTTTGGATCCTCTCATACCAATAATAGACTATAATACTAATGGTTTGGAACGGCCATTCAATCTCATCATAATGAGTGTCTATCATAACGGCTAACCCAGGACTATACAACGCTCGCCTCAACCCTATATAAAGTAATTTTGACAAGATCACAAGGTATGTATCTCTTCATGCTTCACCCCACTCTTGCTCATATACTAACTTGAGCATCGGTGCACCTGCAGATATGACACCCCCTTCTCCTCAACAGGGTTGCGGCCATCTTATCCTCAGACCACTATATCAACGACCGCAACGCCCACTTTCATTGATCCGCCACCTTTGTGAGTATTTTTATCCTCCTCGGgtaaattcttttgtttgttcTTAACGAATAttattaagaataaaatataattttattgacattgaaaattggaaaatcattcaatatttatatgatatgaaaaCCACATAGAACAACTATGATGTATATCtatactttttctttaaaaactaaaaaatatatgttgtctACAGTGCTCAAAATTTCTAGATCCATCGTTGGACGTAGGCCTTTGTAGACCGATTTAACGTATTCTCATACACACCTACGGAGAggtaatattatttatttatagttataGATATATTTCCGAATCATCACGtgtttcaaaattacaaattttgcGAGCGCACACCGACAGCTCACcttgaataaattattgaatgaaatttacATTATATTTACTTATACATATACACATACATGTGCcgtaatttaaattataatatagccctacaaatattttatttaaaatgaatgatgattatcctctaaaaaaaatcaataatgatGTATTCTTATAAAACATACCGTTAAAGATTTAATTGCGAGCGCAGACCGACAGCTCGCCTTATTTTACGTTAAAATAAGACAtgcattttttgtcaaaaacagAGAATCATGCACGTtacttattcttataaaatatgcttaaatatgtaattaaaaaaataatatgtttactATAAATATCTATGTAGTAGACACTTTATTTTCCATCCCAAAACCTTAGAGTTGAAGAAATAGAgctattaataaattaaagcattcattcatttcattagGGATGTCTACTCTAAGTAACTCCAATCCTGAAACCAAGCAAAGAAATCTGGCAGATTATCACCCTAACATTTGGGGGGAATATTTCATTCAATATGCTTCAGAATCTATGGTATATATGTTCCTTATTCATTTCTATAGTTCATCTATTCGAACAATGATTAGCCTTGTCATTTTATAATTAGATAAATTTTCTtactaattgaaaattttattttcaaacacTTGCAGGAACTTGATCAGAATATTGTAACACAAATTGATACACTTAAAAGTCATGTAAGAAATATGCTTGTTGCAAAATCAGAGAAACCTTTTGAGAAAGTTAAACTGATTGATTCAATATGCCGTTTGGGTTTGAgttatcattttgaaaaagagattgatGAAGTTCTGCAACATATCTACAAAAGTTATGTTGAAAATGGAGAAATAATTCTTGAAGACAACCTTTTTTCTCTTGCTGTGCTATTTAGGGTGTTGAGGCAACATGGATTTTACGTTTCACCAAGTATGAATGGATATAACTCGTACTTATTTACATTTGTTGCTTTCTCTTTAATCAATTGTTAGGATCTCTCTTAACTCTAAGTAATGatgaaaaatgtgaaaaacaCTAGGTTCACAAAAAGTATGCATAACTCAAATCTTTTTTCGTCTCTAATACATAGCGTCAAGAATTAAATTTTGAGATCAGATACATCTGTTATTCAGaaaatctttatttatttttgagacTAGAGAGAATAGTCAGTATTTCTTTTCAGGAATGCAATGATTTTCTTGTGTGAATCTaatggtttttcttttctttttgtttttataaactcGCTAGATGTGTTCACCAAGTTTAAAGATGAGCAAGGAAACTTTAACGAAACACTTATCATGGATGTCGAAGGGATGTTAAGCTTGTATGAAGCCTCACATTTGATTGTTCATGGAGAAGACATTTTGGAAGAGGCATTGGCTTTTACTTCCACGCACCTTGAGTTCATTGCTACCGAATCGAGCCATTCTCTTGCAGCACAAGTCAAATATGCTTTAAGGCAGGCTCTCCACAAGAGCTTGCCTAGGCTAGAGGCACGACGGTACATTTCTATCTATGAGCAAGATCCTTCCCATGATGAAATACTACTCACTTTCTCTAAATTAGATTTCAATTTGCTCCAAAGCCTACATCAAAAAGAATTTGGAAACATTTCCAAGTAAGTACTTTGATCACACCCTTCAATCTTTTTGTaacaaaaccaaattaaaaagaatatttcAAAGAACAATCCTTGTAATAACAAAATTGTTTGTTGTCTTTAAAGATGGTGGAAGGAATTGGATTTTTCTAGCAAACTACCTTATGCACGAGACAGAATTGTGGAATGTTGCTTTTGGACTTTGACCGTATATTTTGAGCCGCAATATTCTCGAGCAAGGAAAATGTTACCGAAAATAAACGTCATGTTATCACTCATTGATGATACATATGATTCATATGGAACCATTGATGAACTTGAACGTTTTACCGAGGCAATTGAAAGGTTTATTGACATATTCATAGATCCATCACATTTAATTTtccgtatattttttttaagaaaaaatgaaagtgattgcAACGAAATTGATTTTCAGGTGGGATGTTATCGTCTCGGATGATCTTCCAGATTACATGAAATTACTTTATAAATCGTTCTGGAACGTTTACGAAGAAATAGAGCAAGCAATGATCGAAGAAGGAAGGGAGTACATCCTCAACTACTACAAAAAAGAAGTATGAGTTTGTGCCTTTTCTATACTTAAATTGAAGTATTTTTTATAGGCAAATAGGATTtataattgagaaaataaaaatccacACAAAAGAGGTACCAATTTAACATTGTGAAGTTGAGAAATTTAACATTTCAGTTTGTTTGAacatactacctccgttcctttttaattttcactttttaacattttacataaatcaatacaatcaataAATATAACTACTTCTGATACAATAATTTATCAATTTCCAATAATAGCCtcattcatttaatatattgtttcatatatttctctctttgtaataaataattaagggtaatattgaaaaaacaacatttaatattgcattgaactttgatagttaaatagaaacaaaattattctacAAAAAGAACGTGAGAGTAGTAATTTAATTGCTCTTTGCTAAACACATTAATAATTACTCCATGataagttgattttattttaatgttaaaattaGTATCATTCAATAAAACACCCTTATTAATAGTAGTTAGTGGATTAATTAAGTAAGGtagaattcaataaataagggtatattaatgaataaaaaataatattacattgatattgtaaagtaatgattattttgaaacatataaaaaattgtaagtgacaattaaaatgaAACAGAAAGAGTACAAATGAGTGCGTAAGTAGTATGTAGTAGCCTTTATTACTTAATAAATGaaatatcttttaattattaattattaatcaacAGTATGCTCATAATTCAATTGTATTGCATGATGATGATGGTAGTTTAAAAAGGCAGTCCAAGCCTATATGACTGAGGCTAGATGGTTGAACGAAAACTATATACCAACAACAGAAGAGTACATGCGCGTATCAAGAACATCATGTTGTTACAGTTTGCTAATATTAGCTTCTTACATTGGCATGGGAGACAAAGTCACTGAAAACATTTTCAAATGGGTAACAAATGAGCCAAAAATTGTTAATGGTGCTGCAAATATATGTAGGCTAATGGATGAAATTGTGTCCACTGAGGTATCtatattaattattgaaattatttCCTTCTTAATATACTACTTTTTATTTGACATGGTATAAATACTTGCATggttatttcttattttacaGTTTGAACAAAAAAGGGGACATGTTTGCTCATTGTTGGATTGTTATAAAAAGCATCATGGTATGTCTAGGGAAGCTGGTATTCAAGAATGCCAAAAAGGAGTTGCAATAGCTTGGAAAGATATAAACAGAGATTGTCTTAGGCCAACCGAAGTTCCAATGGATTTTCTAACTCGCGCTCTCAATTTTTCGCGTTTTATGGATGTGTTTTACACAGATAAAGATAACTACACACATGCTGAAGGACTGATGAAAACATACATTAAAGACGTGATGGTGGATCCAATTCCAATTTAAGCATCGATGTTTATGTCTTTGCGTGCTTTATTTATATTTCGagtttcaaatttgaataaagGAAACTTAGTGCTTCCAATgtgaagaacctaaaaaaatGGATCAAAGGTGGATCCTCACTCTTttaaagttaaaagttgtttgctaaattattgttgtaaaactttgaaattattatcaattggcagaataaattatttgttgGGTCCTTATAAAGGggtcccaaaaaaaatatattatgagttTTTCGTTGGTGCAACTATAATCTTCCGTTGTTCAAATAGTGAAAATGATCTCATATCTTAATAATATTATCATCCGTGGCGGAACCACTCATGGGTTAGAGTGGATCACGCCCCATCCAAAAtcttagtaaaataatttttaataagtaTATGTATACATATTAGAGTTTGAagtaatattatatatacaagCAGATAACCTAAGAAATCAAGTACCTTTCTATTCCTAGTTTGAATCAGACATgccatttttttgttaattttctatttgttttttaaaagatttattaaaaaacGTCAAAGGGAACCGAACCAACCTTCAATGAATTCCTAGCCACTAAGGCAACAAActtttatgaatatttatttgtttttaattattatatatctaATGCTATATCTCTCACCAATTTTTATGCATGTGTGGAATATAACATCCTTAAAACATCAGTTTATAACATGTtccataaataaaaagttaatagtCACCCAAAttaactaatataaaattataaatttatacattAAAAGAATTGACTTACCCACAAAATTATTTCTATCTCCGTGAATAATTATCATACTACATTATCACCACCTAACTTAATAACAATCCCATCGCAatccttcaaattaaaaaaacaaacaatctgTTAACATCAAAAATGAACTATTTGGTCGAACTCATGATTCTATTTTCGACAAGGCAAATAGGTTCTTTCGACATGCTGCAAAGTGCAAAGAGATTTCGACCAAGAGCATACAGACTTCGACACGCTGTGTTTTCGACaaagtaatttaatatatttcatgcaTGTGGCTAATGAAGCCTTGGAGAACCATTAGTTTATCAAATGATTCATTTTTGTGGGAGGAGCCTTGgagaaataaagaaattattgtcACAGTAACGTGATGTAACATGATTATGCAGGATCCAATGTCTAAAGATATGGAATGCTTCAACGTGGACATGGTGCTAGTAACAATAATAAGGTAAAGTCGAACATGCGGTGACAAACAAGACGGAAGGGCTTTGAAGATTAATTCTTAGTGTCTTAGTGCATGAAAGTTATTTCCTAGTGTCTTAGAAAGTTATAGGAAGTTATTTCTACTTTTAATATAGACCGTAGGATTTAGTGGTAGTTTTCTCTACAAGgcctatatatatatcagtttgTAATAATAACAATAGGTTGGTTTCTTGATTTCTGAAAACTCTGTAACACCCATGCCATGAGATCAAACGGGTTCAGAAGTGGAGAGATTGACAGATTCCGACCACCCTTTACATTCCTACAATTTAATACCAATGTTCTTGTtttactttcctttttcttttgcatttctttccatctttattctatttcttcttctttttaacatGCTCACTTGGGAAATTTTCTATCATGTTGTCATGAGACAACTTGTTATTACAAGATGTTGGAAACAATTCTGACATTAATGTTCTTAAAGAATGCTGGAAGTGATGTCATAAACCGCGAGGCTTGAACGATCccttttaaaaatacatttgtcaCCATCGATCGACATTTATGTCCTGAAATCATTGATGGATACCATTGATGGATAATGAAGTTTACATTACCAAAAATTGGTGTAAACATATTGACACGCCCAGTGGGACAATTTCAAGTTTTGTGCGACCCAACACTTTATatgcacacaaaaaaaaatggttttgtttaagccatattttacaaagattGAAACTGAAAAGTTTTAGCCTTTGAGAGGCCTCTaatgttttaaaattgttgatttAATCTTTATGATTAACATTCGCCTGAAAAATCTATGGATGAATAAGTCATATTATGACTGtaaatttggtttttaaaaccgtaattaaaatgattttgtttttaaaccaTGATCATATTTAAGGCTTGAATGTTTAATAAAGACCGGTATTTTAAAGCCAATCAGAGGATTCTTCTTATTGAATTCTCTTGTTGACCTTTTgtcgagaaaaaaaaaacaagaagatttCTTTTGTTATcaatgtaatgttttttttttttttgatacaaGTTATCAATGTAATGTTATAtgctcaaataaaaaatatgatacttggccaacattttaaatttaattgagtGGATATGTAAGATTGTCCTTTGATACATGATATTGTTTCATAAAATGGTACTTGCCATTAATTATTAGAgcacataaaaacaaaactttcgACTGATTTCATTTCTGTCGATTAtgattataaatatttgaaagttTTATGATTGGTTTAGATACAATCAAAGTCATGTATCCATGAATGGTGTATGCATATATTACCGGTTGATTTTTGAGTGATTTATTTGAAGTTCATTAAAGCCAATATACTAAATTTGAATTTGGCTTGAAGAGATGAAAAATAACTTCTTATGAAGTGGTCGAAGAAGACCATAAACATACAATgttcatattttgtttaatgtttCAAAATGTTATTCCTCTCATGTCTTTCGAGAAACAACATTCTGGGAGGCCTCTGTTAACACCAAAAATGAACTATTTGGTCGAACTCATGATTCTATTTTCGACAAGGCAAATGTGTTCTTTCGACATGCTGCAAAGTGCAAAGAGATTTCGACCAAGACCATACAGAATTCGACATGCTGGGTTTTCGACaaagtaatttaatatatttcatgcaTGTGGCTAATGAAGCCTTGGAGAACCATTAGTTTATCAAGTGATTCATTTTTGTGGGAGGAGCCTTGgagaaataaagaaattattggCACAGTAACGTGAGGTAACATGATTATGCAAGATCCAATGTCTAAAGATATGGAATGCTTCAACGTGGACATGGTGCTAGTAACAATAATAAGGCAAAGTCGAACATGCGGTGACAAACAAAACTGAAGGGCTATGAAGATTAATTCTTAGTGTCTTAGTGCATGAAAGTTATTTCCTAGTATCTTAGGAAGTTATAGGAAGTTATTTCTACTTTTAATATAGACCGTAGGATTTAGTGGTAGTTTTCTCTACAAGgcctatatatatatcagtttgTAATAATAACAATAGGTTGGTTTCTTGACTTCTAAAAACTCTGTAACACCTACGCCATGGG belongs to Medicago truncatula cultivar Jemalong A17 chromosome 6, MtrunA17r5.0-ANR, whole genome shotgun sequence and includes:
- the LOC120575944 gene encoding probable terpene synthase 2 encodes the protein MSTLSNSNPETKQRNLADYHPNIWGEYFIQYASESMELDQNIVTQIDTLKSHVRNMLVAKSEKPFEKVKLIDSICRLGLSYHFEKEIDEVLQHIYKSYVENGEIILEDNLFSLAVLFRVLRQHGFYVSPNVFTKFKDEQGNFNETLIMDVEGMLSLYEASHLIVHGEDILEEALAFTSTHLEFIATESSHSLAAQVKYALRQALHKSLPRLEARRYISIYEQDPSHDEILLTFSKLDFNLLQSLHQKEFGNISKWWKELDFSSKLPYARDRIVECCFWTLTVYFEPQYSRARKMLPKINVMLSLIDDTYDSYGTIDELERFTEAIERWDVIVSDDLPDYMKLLYKSFWNVYEEIEQAMIEEGREYILNYYKKEFKKAVQAYMTEARWLNENYIPTTEEYMRVSRTSCCYSLLILASYIGMGDKVTENIFKWVTNEPKIVNGAANICRLMDEIVSTEFEQKRGHVCSLLDCYKKHHGMSREAGIQECQKGVAIAWKDINRDCLRPTEVPMDFLTRALNFSRFMDVFYTDKDNYTHAEGLMKTYIKDVMVDPIPI